Proteins encoded in a region of the Diospyros lotus cultivar Yz01 chromosome 9, ASM1463336v1, whole genome shotgun sequence genome:
- the LOC127810402 gene encoding uncharacterized protein LOC127810402 isoform X1, with product MVERFFFLRQTPQFTTHHYSLDDDTMLLLSGPPSSGKTSLLFQLAFNAASMSGEGEVVFICNRRRLEANPPFLSQGIDPSSDTFHRIHIKYVEDDEAIKKYFSAFHLHDKIPHTVIVDDFGDLFDDRSCVERYKNNPRGRDMAMVRTLALCHNAILHANKTMPCQLVLGDTHHGDGDSPRLLFIYRRWISSFYTIIKGDDGSSSFLLKKNSYSRTALPRRTTAKYSIALQYLVLEAITQD from the exons ATGGTTGAGAGATTCTTCTTCCTCCGCCAAACCCCTCAGTTCACCACCCACCACTACTCTCTTGATGATGATACGATGTTGCTTCTCTCTGGTCCTCCTTCCTC TGGGAAGACGAGTCTGCTATTCCAGTTGGCTTTCAACGCCGCATCAATGAGTGGGGAGGGTGAGGTTGTCTTCATTTGCAACCGCCGCCGGTTAGAAGCCAACCCACCATTTCTTTCTCAAGGCATCGACCCTTCTTCCGATACGTTTCACCGGATACACATCAA ATACGTTGAGGATGACGAAGCGATCAAGAAGTATTTTTCTGCATTCCACCTGCACGATAAAATTCCCCACACAGTAATCGTGGATGATTTTGGAGACCTGTTTGATGACCG AAGCTGCGTGGAGAGATACAAAAATAATCCCCGCGGAAGGGACATGGCAATGGTCCGAACTCTCGCTCTCTGCCACAATGCCATACTCCATGCCAA TAAGACGATGCCATGCCAGCTTGTGCTGGGTGATACACACCATGGCGATGGGGACTCTCCAAGGCTGCTCTTCATTTACAGAAGATGGATCTCTTCGTTTTATACAATCATCAAAG GTGATGATGGCTCAAGCTCATTTCTTCTAAAGAAGAACAGCTACTCTAGAACTGCCTTGCCGCGGAGGACAACTGCAAAGTACTCCATAGCTCTTCAATATCTCGTTCTGGAAGCTATTACCCAAGACTGA
- the LOC127810402 gene encoding uncharacterized protein LOC127810402 isoform X2, producing MVERFFFLRQTPQFTTHHYSLDDDTMLLLSGPPSSGKTSLLFQLAFNAASMSGEGEVVFICNRRRLEANPPFLSQGIDPSSDTFHRIHIKYVEDDEAIKKYFSAFHLHDKIPHTVIVDDFGDLFDDRCVERYKNNPRGRDMAMVRTLALCHNAILHANKTMPCQLVLGDTHHGDGDSPRLLFIYRRWISSFYTIIKGDDGSSSFLLKKNSYSRTALPRRTTAKYSIALQYLVLEAITQD from the exons ATGGTTGAGAGATTCTTCTTCCTCCGCCAAACCCCTCAGTTCACCACCCACCACTACTCTCTTGATGATGATACGATGTTGCTTCTCTCTGGTCCTCCTTCCTC TGGGAAGACGAGTCTGCTATTCCAGTTGGCTTTCAACGCCGCATCAATGAGTGGGGAGGGTGAGGTTGTCTTCATTTGCAACCGCCGCCGGTTAGAAGCCAACCCACCATTTCTTTCTCAAGGCATCGACCCTTCTTCCGATACGTTTCACCGGATACACATCAA ATACGTTGAGGATGACGAAGCGATCAAGAAGTATTTTTCTGCATTCCACCTGCACGATAAAATTCCCCACACAGTAATCGTGGATGATTTTGGAGACCTGTTTGATGACCG CTGCGTGGAGAGATACAAAAATAATCCCCGCGGAAGGGACATGGCAATGGTCCGAACTCTCGCTCTCTGCCACAATGCCATACTCCATGCCAA TAAGACGATGCCATGCCAGCTTGTGCTGGGTGATACACACCATGGCGATGGGGACTCTCCAAGGCTGCTCTTCATTTACAGAAGATGGATCTCTTCGTTTTATACAATCATCAAAG GTGATGATGGCTCAAGCTCATTTCTTCTAAAGAAGAACAGCTACTCTAGAACTGCCTTGCCGCGGAGGACAACTGCAAAGTACTCCATAGCTCTTCAATATCTCGTTCTGGAAGCTATTACCCAAGACTGA